Proteins encoded together in one Branchiostoma floridae strain S238N-H82 chromosome 18, Bfl_VNyyK, whole genome shotgun sequence window:
- the LOC118406087 gene encoding epidermal growth factor receptor-like (The sequence of the model RefSeq protein was modified relative to this genomic sequence to represent the inferred CDS: added 69 bases not found in genome assembly), translated as MGRTSGVLRAVVLLLALFHCRLTEGKVCLGTDNKLTSIGDPNHHYNLLKNLYTNCTYVDGNLELVAIEGTGRDLSFVKDIREVTGYVLIALSDISYIPLENLRIIRGKNLYHGSALSVKFNFNKNIPTLGLRELRFNSLTEILKGNVTFFNNPQLCYENTIDWKGDILADGYYVISDTKDKARICEPCPASCNGYCWGSREEDCQSFTKRRGLGPGYCSEQCDYRCKGPNPQDCCHKQCAVGCTGPLATDCLACLHYNNSGKCEEHCPPPTIYDTDLFQTVTNPDAKYTYGSLCVDECPSHLLQEEGNCVKTCRKGNTDNGQRVCEKCVGACPKKCTGFQKNQFAGYMTINEAILRNFTNCTIIEGSLVITKQAFEGDSWAGFGPILPSELSVFSTVEEITGYLQIEGQHEDFTDLSMFRNLKIIQGRELYNQYSLVIYQTSLVSLGLTSLQQVNNGKVNIRKNRDLCYNVDDAVWNRILKNPRVQERQINQNKNKTQCVVEGKTCSDQCDSDGCWGFEASQCIKCANFELDGTCVESCEATTHYSDNKQCRPCDPQCDGMCNGPGSDNCTRCLNVKDGPFCKERCPPMKYPDRNNQCQPCHENCVALDSGPDSPRCSGPRNNVSADGCNACKKARLAESYRVLECLPEDQQCSHDEFETSGKQFNKVGIEQVCYPCHEECDGCRAASPSACTRCKHFRRNVENYFICRPSCPQTDYNVSNICYRCPTGCREGCYYRSNKAFCTHCVNYKVYINKSVDDYDCTAGPSCPAEKPYHVSEGEDKVCVKNCTDNTFPDSTSANQCKDCHSECVDGCVDDTRSGCFRCRHVKYGDECLEECPQRTEEKDSICEPINDFFIGSLSAPASKGLLAGIIFAVVLLLLVIILVYTVYQRRQRNRRRQTWRKVKELGIEVPVSDLENNPYGHELQPLTPTGAAPNQAYLRIIKETELKRGMVLGSGAFGTVYKSLWFPESGGNVKIPVAVKVLREGTTPEASKELLEEAYVMATVDHPCLVRLLGVCLAQQTMLVTQFMPLGDLLKYVLQNRDNIGSQVLLNWCTQIASGMLYLEEKRLVHRDLAARNVLVKTPNQVKITDFGLAKLLDIDEEEYYAEGGKMPIKWLALECIQYRKFTHQSDVWSFGVTIWELMTFGGKPYDGVRARDVPDLLERGERLPQPPICTLDLYMVMVKCWLLDADARPNFSELVDTFHKLAADPPRYIVIQGDDRMKLPSPTENRIFDMLSDEEDLEGLMDAEDYLLPSQMSRSHQGSLGSLTNQPTGYSPMHSVNNVKDRDRYYPPSLDKRVLFKHSDQSLDDHEYDNEREMRRGAGPPNGPKKSLKENGKMNGNPPARDASLRYSADPTIFFAKGDTKPKPLETPPALPKKERKKSSKKSTSDQTPHADRQPTEEYVPPGSRPSSIEGQSQSPRHSSIEGASRSASYHSLTPADQNDEGRLKDALKNDRLKPKLKQYLGKLGSNNAIDNPEYQEILGNEDQEDYYDDDLSDHEYYNDIRANKKANLLRKAASETDI; from the exons TTTGCCTCGGGACAGATAACAAGTTGACGTCAATAGGAGACCCCAACCATCATTACAACTTGCTGAAGAACCTGTATACCAACTGTACCTATGTGGACGGGAACCTAGAGCTGGTGGCAATCGAGGGAACAGGCAGAGACCTCAGCTTTGTCAAG GATATCAGGGAAGTTACCGGATATGTCCTCATAGCGTTGTCGGACATCAGCTACATTCCTCTCGAAAACCTGCGAATCATTCGCGGTAAGAACTTGTACCACGGCAGTGCTCTGTCGGTAAAGTTCAACTTCAACAAGAACATTCCGACACTGGGTCTCCGAGAACTACGCTTCAACTCGCTGACAG AAATCCTGAAGGGAAACGTGACATTCTTCAACAACCCACAACTCTGCTACGAAAACACCATTGACTGGAAGGGGGATATCCTAGCCGATGGGTACTATGTCATATCCGACACAAAGGACAAAGCAAGAATAT gtgaGCCCTGTCCTGCCAGCTGTAATGGTTACTGTTGGGGAAGCAGAGAAGAAGACTGCCAGAGCT TTACCAAAAGGCGCGGCCTGGGCCCAGGTTACTGCAGTGAACAGTGTGACTACAGGTGTAAAGGTCCGAACCCACAAGACTGCTGCCACAAGCAGTGTGCTGTGGGCTGTACAGGCCCACTGGCTACAGACTGCCTG GCCTGTCTCCACTACAACAACTCAGGCAAGTGTGAGGagcactgcccccctcccaccattTACGACACCGACCTGTTCCAGACAGTCACCAACCCCGATGCCAAGTACACCTACGGGTCCCTGTGTGTGGACGAGTGTCCTT CTCACTTACTTCAGGAAGAGGGAAACTGTGTGAAGACCTGTCGGAAAGGGAACACTGACAACGGACAGCGAGTTTGCGAGAAATGTGTTGGGGCCTGTCCCAAGA AATGCACAGGATTCCAAAAGAACCAGTTTGCAGGATACATGACGATAAACGAGGCAATCCTGAGAAACTTCACCAACTGTACCATCATAGAGGGGAGCCTGGTTATCACAAAGCAGGCATTTGAGGG GGACAGCTGGGCAGGCTTTGGCCCCATATTACCGTCGGAGCTGAGTGTGTTCAGCACAGTGGAGGAAATAACAGGCTACCTGCAGATCGAAGGACAACACGAAGACTTCACGGACCTCTCCATGTTCCGCAACCTGAAGATTATACAGGGCAGGGAGCTCTACAA TCAATACTCATTAGTCATCTACCAAACGTCGCTGGTAAGTCTGGGCCTGACGTCTCTGCAGCAAGTGAACAACGGGAAGGTCAACATCCGAAAGAACAGGGACTTGTGCTACAATGTGGACGATGCCGTCTGGAACCGCATCCTGAAAAACCCTAGAGTACAGGAGAGGCAGATTAAccagaacaaaaacaaaactcagtGTG TTGTTGAAGGGAAGACTTGCTCCGACCAGTGTGACTCTGACGGCTGTTGGGGGTTTGAAGCAAGCCAGTGTATCAAGTGCGCCAATTTCGAGTTGGACGGGACGTGCGTGGAAAGCTGCGAGGCAACCACACATTACTCGGACAACAAGCAGTGCCGCCCCTGCGACCCTCAGTGTGACGGCATGTGCAATGGCCCG ggTTCCGACAATTGTACCAGGTGTCTGAATGTCAAGGATGGTCCCTTCTGCAAGGAGAGGTGCCCACCCATGAAATACCCAGACAGAAACAACCAGTGCCAGCCTTGTCACGAGAACTGCGTCGCCCTTGACAGCGG CCCAGACAGCCCGAGATGTTCAGGACCAAGGAACAATGTCAGTGCAGACGGCTGCAACGCTTGTAAGAAGGCAAGACTTGCAGAGAGCTACCGAGTG CTTGAATGTCTGCCCGAGGACCAACAGTGCTCACATGATGAGTTTGAGACGTCAGGAAAACAATTCAACAAAGTCGGCATTGAGCAG GTGTGTTACCCATGTCACGAAGAGTGTGACGGCTGCAGGGCGGCCAGCCCCAGCGCGTGCACGCGGTGCAAACACTTCCGACGCAACGTGGAGAACTACTTCATTTGCAGACCGAGCTGCCCACAGACGGATTACAACGTGTCCAACATCTGCTACAG GTGTCCAACAGGCTGCAGGGAAGGCTGTTACTACAGGAGTAACAAGGCCTTCTGCACCCACTGTGTCAACTACAAAGTCTACATCAACAAGTCTGTCGATGAC TATGATTGCACTGCTGGTCCGAGTTGCCCCGCGGAGAAACCGTACCACGTGTCGGAGGGTGAGGACAAGGTTTGTGTGAAGAACTGCACCGATAACACCTTCCCGGACAGCACCTCAGCAAACCAGTGTAAGGACTGCCACAGCGAGTGTGTGGACGGGTGTGTGGACGACACCAGGAGCGGCTGTTTCCGTTGCCGCCATGTCAAGTACGGGGACGAGTGTCTGGAGGAATGTCCGCAGAGGACCGAAGAAAAGGACAGCATCTGTGAACCCATCAACGACTTCTTCATCGGAAGCCTCTC TGCCCCGGCGAGTAAAGGCCTCCTGGCAGGTATCATCTTTGCAGTGGTGCTCCTGCTGCTGGTGATCATCCTGGTGTACACCGTGTACCAGCGCCGCCAGCGCAACCGCCGCAGACAGACATGGAGGAAAGTCAAGGAACTGGGCATCGAAGTG CCTGTCAGTGACCTTGAGAACAACCCATATGGACATGAACTTCAACCTTTGACCCCCACGGGAGCGGCTCCTAACCAGGCTTACCTGAGGATTATTAAGGAGACGGAGCTGAAGAGGGGCATGGTGCTGGGGTCGGGCGCCTTCGGAACTGTGTACAAG ACCACTCCTGAGGCCAGCAAGGAGCTACTAGAG GAAGCCTACGTGATGGCCACAGTAGACCACCCGTGCCTGGTGCGACTGTTAGGAGTGTGCCTAGCTCAGCAGACGATGCTGGTTACTCAGTTCATGCCCCTGGGAGACCTGCTGAAGTATGTGCTGCAGAACAGGGACAACATTGGGTCACAGGTCCTGCTGAACTGGTGCACACAGATTGCCTCG GGAATGTTGTACCTGGAAGAAAAGAGGCTTGTTCACCGTGATCTGGCAGCAAGAAACGTTCTCG TGAAAACCCCAAACCAGGTGAAAATCACTGATTTTGGACTGGCCAAGTTGCTGGATATCGACGAAGAAGAATACTATGCAGAAGGTGGAAAG ATGCCCATTAAGTGGTTGGCGCTGGAGTGTATCCAGTACAGGAAGTTCACACATCAGAGTGATGTGTGGAGTTTTG GTGTGACAATTTGGGAGTTGATGACGTTCGGAGGAAAGCCGTACGACGGAGTGCGAGCCAGGGATGTACCCGACTTGCTGGAGAGAGGAGAGAGACTCCCACAGCCTCCCATCTGCACGCTGGACCTCTACATGGTCATGGTCAAGT GTTGGTTGCTGGATGCTGACGCCAGGCCCAACTTTTCAGAGTTAGTGGACACCTTCCACAAACTGGCAGCAGATCCCCCCAGATACATTGTAATCCAG GGCGACGATCGTATGAAGCTTCCGAGCCCGACGGAGAACAGGATCTTTGACATGCTGAGTGACGAGGAGGACCTGGAGGGGCTGATGGATGCGGAGGACTACCTGTTGCCTTCCCAGATGTCCCGGAGCCACCAGGGTAGTCTGGGATCCCTCACCAACCAGCCAACAGGCTATTCTCCCATGCATTCTGTCAACAACGTCAAG GATAGAGATCGCTATTACCCTCCATCACTTGACAAACGAGTTCTCTTCAAG CACTCAGACCAAAGCTTAGATGACCATGAGTACGACAACGAGAGAGAGATGAGGAGAGGAGCAGGGCCGCCGAACGGACCCAAGAAGTCTCTCAAGGAGAACGGGAAGATGAACGGAAACCCGCCAGCCAGAGATGCCAGTCTTAGATACAGTGCTGATCCTACCATTTTCTTTGCCAAAG GTGATACAAAACCCAAACCCCTTGAGACACCACCAGCACTCCCAAAAAAAGAGCGGAAGAAAAGTTCCAAGAAAAGTACCA GTGATcagaccccccatgcagacagACAGCCCACAGAGGAGTACGTCCCGCCGGGGTCCCGACCCTCCTCGATAGAGGGGCAGTCCCAGTCTCCCCGACACTCCTCCATCGAAGGGGCGTCCCGCTCTGCCAGCTACCATTCCCTCACACCTGCCGACCAGAACGACGAAG GTCGTCTGAAAGATGCGCTCAAGAACGACAGACTGAAGCCTAAACTGAAACAATACCTCGGCAAACTTGGATCAAACAATGCTATCGATAATCCTGAGTACCAGGAAATTCTGGGTAACGAAGACCAAGAGGACTACTATGATGATGACCTGTCAGATCATGAGTACTACAACGACATCAGGGCAAACAAGAAGGCAAACTTGCTGAGAAAAGCAGCGAGTGAGACAGACATTTAA